From Arachis hypogaea cultivar Tifrunner chromosome 3, arahy.Tifrunner.gnm2.J5K5, whole genome shotgun sequence:
TGTGGTATTTGATCGAATTTGATTTTCCATACGGAGGGTTCTTGCAATTAATTTACTATGCGAttgatttgatttagtttttGGATGATTGATTGCAGAATCTGATGTTGTTGCTTGTTGCTATTGCTCTTGCTATTTTGAGAATCAGAGTGATCGGAGCTTTGCCATGATGGaagtattaatcaagaagcagTTGCTGATAACAATGTATCTGTGAGTAATAATTCACCTGCCAAGAAGCTCTTTGTTATTTCAGTTATGTTTTTAACTTTGTAATTGCTGTTTTGTAATTTCTGGTTGTTGGTTGCTGGTTGCTGTTTTATAATTTCTGTAATTGCTAATGCTAATGTTCTTCTTTTATAGTGTTTTGTAATTGCTGTTTTATAATTTAGTGTCACCCTTTTAGTATGATTATTGGTTAATGTTCTGtaatgtttgttgctgaatgctgaTTGTTGAGTTCAGATATGGTGTTGTTGGTGGTTAATTTAGTCTCACCCTTTAaatgtttgttgctgaatgctgcTTTTTTAACATTCCATACATGTTGGATACACTCAAATATATAGCAGAGGCTATGCCTATTTGTGTATTATAGGGTTATATTATCATGTTGTATATGTGGCTTTCCATGGATGAGAAGACGAATAACTTTGTGTTTGATGTGAATTTGTAGGGCTACAAGTATGTGAAGGACATGGAGTGGGTCAAAAACAAGTTTCCAGTGAAATCGTCATTAGGGAAAGAAGATCTCTAAAGGTAGTTGATAATAGGAACATGTTCTTCATCTTTGAGTTGTACAATTGAAATATATAGTTCTTGTTAATTGTTTGTATCCAAAGTGTTTGGCACACACAATACTCGTTAATTACTCGGGGAAGCCATCTGAAAATTATATTGGAATTGTGCTTTTTCCTATGCTCTTTATCATCTGTACTTATAGTAGCTACACTTTTATGATTTATTGGAATAATGCTACAAAAAGATTAAGCAGGGGAAGGTGCATGTTTGGCCAAATCATACGGTTATTGTGCATGTGGTTTTAAGAAACCAGTTGTGTGGCTGTGGCATGATTCATATTAGTTGGTGTGGTTCTACTctatattattaaaatgattgacGTGTTTTCAATGGTAAATATAAATAGTGATTGATTGATATGCTAAGAATATGCCTGGAATATGCTATACCCAAAAGGAGCCTAAGCCTTTTCTTTATTTGGGAGCTTTCAGTACGCACGCAATTAAGAATTGACTACTACACTTATACAATTAACAAAATCAAGCAGTTTCATAgcagtttattgtaaaattatttttcttagaaTAAACTagcaatataatttaaatttaaaatctcttaCCTACTAtctaaaatttattatcttttatgaAGTTTATGGTAGTTGTACACTTGTAGGTAACTAGTTATCTTCAttggcacaaaaaaaaaaaaatcttttttataatGACTTGGTAGGAATAATCTCTTCATGTTTGAGTGGTTAGTAATATTAAATTAGTCTTCTGGACATTTTCATCTATCGGCCCCCCCAAAAAGAGACTTGAAAAAGCCTCTCTGATATTCGTTATAACTTATAAGTTTATTACTCTTTACTCTGTTTTTAGGTCTCACCTGTTGCCCTCTTCCCCAAACGCCACAAGATAGCGCCCCGCTGCCACCATCATCACCCCGATCCCTCTATGCTGTTGTGGAAACGAGTCCATTTCCACAATGCTTCCGGACTGCTCACAAGGTTCCTCCCTCGCCGATCGCAGCACCACTCTTCTGCTGACGCAGACGCCGTCGTCGTCACGCGAGATCTCCCTAATCGTAACCGCCGACTCCCCCTCCGTTTCTGCGTGTGGGTCGCGCTCAAGTTCGAGAGCCTCGTGGATCAGCATTTCCGTAACGAGGTAAGTTGCACTCTCGCCACTAAGGAGTGGTGCTCCCTTTACTGGGACGCGCTCCAGCTTCTGAAGAAATCTGAGATTTTCATAAGTTCTGAATCTGTTAGAGCCCTCATAAGGACCTATTCCTATATGGGTCTTGCTGAAGAAGCCATTCAGTGTTTTGATAGAATGTCTGAGTTCGATTGTGAGCCTGATGCTCACGCCTataacactatcttgaaggttgTGCTCAAGAAAGACTTGTTTGTGTTGGCTTTTTCGCTCTATAATGTTATGCTTAGGTCTAATTCTTTGCCAGATGACCACACGTACACTCTCTTGATTGGTGGATTCTGTAAGATTGGAAACTTCAATGCTGCCCTCGAGATGCTCGATGATATGAGCAAGAGAGGTGTGCTGCCTGATGTTAAGACGTATACGGCTATTATTTATGGCCTCTGTCAGTGGAAGAAGGTTGATGAGGCGTTTAGGTTGTTTAACACTATGAAAGAAAATGGGTGCTTGCCTACTTTGCGCTGTTATAATGTCTTGATTGATGGGTTTTGCAAGAACGGGAGGACAGATGAAGCGCTTTCTTTGCTGTCTTTGTTGAGGATAGATGGTTTTGCTCTTAATCTGCAGAGTTACTGTTCTCTGATAAATAGCTTCATTCACGCCAAGAGATATAGTGAGGCATATGTATGGTACACCAAGATGTTTAAGAGGGGAATTGTGCCGGATGTTACATTATATGCTATCATGATACGTGGTTTGTCCGAAGAGGGTAGGGTTGGTGAAGCTGCAAAGATGTTAGATGAGATGATTGGGATGGGTTTAGTACCAGACGCCTATTGTTACAATGCATTAATCAAAGGTTTTTGTGACATAGGTCGTTTGGACCAAGCTAGATCTCTTCAGCTTGAGGTTTCCAAGGACGAACAGTTTCATAATGCTTACACCTACACCATTCTCATCTGTGGCATGTGTAGGAATGGAATGGTTGGAGAGGCACGGGAGATATTTAATCAGATGGAAAAACTTGGATGTCTCCCTTCAGTTGTGACCTTCAGTGCTCTGATGCATGGCCTTTGCAAGGCTCGCAGAATTGAGGAAGCACACCTTTTACTGCACGAGATGGAGATTGGGAGAAGCCCATCTTTGTTTTTCCGGCTTTCTCAGGGTTCTGACAGGGTTTTTGATAGTGTTAGTCTCCAGAAAAAGGTGGAGCAAATGTGTGAGGCTGGTGAAGTTTTGAATGCTTACAAGCTTCTCAAACAACTTGCTGGGAGTGGGGTTGTGCCTAACATTATCACATACAACATTTTAATCAATGGTTTTTGCAAAACTGGTAATATCAACGCTGCTATCAAGCTTTTCAAGGAGCTGCAACTAAAGGGGATCTCACCTGATTCTATTACTTATGGGACACTTGTTGATGGACTTTATAGGGCTAACAGAGAAGATGACGCCTTTAAGATCCGTGAACATATGTTGAAGCATGGTTGTCAACCTGGATTATCAAATTCTAATGCCCATATGAGCTGGTTAAACAAAAAGGGGAAGGTCTCGATGGCCTTCAATCTTTACTTTGAATATCTGAAAAGCCTTCCGAGGTGGGATAATGATTCAATCAACGTGTTGGAGAACCATTTTATCAGAGGAAATGTGAAAGAAGTAATTCGAGGCTTACTGGAAATGGACTTCAAATGTAGAGATTTTAATTTAGCTCCATACACAATTCTAATTACTGGGTTCTGTATGGCAAAAAAGGTAGATGAAGCATTAGCTATATTTTCTGTTCTTGGTGAGTTCAATATTAATATCAATCCTACAAGTTGTGTACATTTGATTGATATTCTCTGTGAGGAagggaagctggatgatgcagtAAACATATTCCTCTACACCCTAGAAAAAAGTTTCATGTTGAGGCCAAGAATTTGTAACAAGCTCCTCAAATGTCTCCTTCTTTCGATAGATAAAAAGGACTATGCTATTGATCTTGTTGACAGGATGCAGTCCCATGGATACTGTTTGAATTCACATCAATATGACAAAGCAATGTACGTTATTCGACGGCTAAGGAGAAGGAGGAGCAATAAAATGCAGAATTTTGAATGATTGAATAACTCCGACTATTCAAGATGGATATTATTCTTTATTCTTTGTTATGTGATATTTTTCATTGACAGATAACTGATGGAGAAAGACTAACGCTTACTTTATGGTTCACTCGTGATGGTTCCCATGATGAGGATGTGAAGCTTGTTTCTCTCCTTTCACAACACCTATTACATAAGGACATGGCTGCATCGTATCTTCCTCTGCCTGCATCCTGTGATATGTATTGTTTTTCGCAGGATCAAGCTTCCAATGACCAGTTTGGTTTTAATATATGTTGGGCCagacttcatagtcttggatatggCATTTCTATATCCGAAGACGGTGCCTGTGACTCAGATGTATCTGAATTACTGGTGAAGCCAGTGCAGTTAGTAAGAGGAGATGAGTTGTTAGACCATGAATTTGTCAATATTTTGCATGCACTGCAGGTATTTATAAGAATCCTTTTGGTAgatttattcatttattaataaaagaaggaatttattaagaaaaagagatgatgattacaaagagagaagaaagaaacctATCAGTTTATTCAAAGTCTGGCCGTTCATCAATGCAGGAAATTCATGCAATTTGATTTACAAAGAGAATACTTTACATCAACTAGTGCTTTctgcatttttattaaaatagaactAACATGTTTTGTTTTTTTGAACTAAAATATAGTCCTTTATATTTCACTAACCTCATTTACTACAGTTGTTTATGCATCATAGCTGATTTCATGTAATTTATTGTGGAGACTTTTTGGCAACTACTGACTCGAGTCCTTCTGCCAACCAGGTCATCCATTTCTATTGTTGGCAAGGATCTGCCTTAAAGACCAAGGCATTGAATGTGCACACGAACGTGCTAAAACTTTCAGATAAGGACAAGGAGAAAATCAACTGTCTGAAGTCTGTACTTTTGAATGATGAAGATTTGGTATTGAAGGTTTTTGGGAGTATGCCTTTGGAAGAAAATGGAGGCATTTGCTTTGACTGGACAGGAATTGTGGCTGCAATTGCTGCTTGGGAAGATTATGGGAAGATTATGTGACGAAGTTAAGTAAACAAATTCATTTAGAGTTGCCTTATTGGAGAATGCATGAATCTATATATACGGTGCAACTTGATGAGTAGTATAGATGATCGACCAATCCCGGAAAATGGAGCACCTAAACGTTGTGCTTGGGCCGTGGAATTAGAAAAAGACAATGATGAAAAAAGTGGAAGATAGTTTGTGAAGCCTTGTTTGATAGCATTCCGAGTTAATATGCTTTTGCGGAATTTTATAACGAAGTTTCTTAAAGAGAGATGAGAAATTATACTCAAATTTATCCCAGAAATTATCATAGTATTAAAATATTACAGGTACAAGATGGCAACTACTAATACATATACTTTCAGCTAGTAAATCAAACCTGTAATTATGGCATTGTAGTAGCATTCAATTGGCTATGCTCGCACTTTCAGCTAGTAAATCAAACTTGTAATTATGCGAATTCTGTTTCTATTAATCCAGAGGGTGACTCTTTATTT
This genomic window contains:
- the LOC112786113 gene encoding uncharacterized protein, with product MLLWKRVHFHNASGLLTRFLPRRSQHHSSADADAVVVTRDLPNRNRRLPLRFCVWVALKFESLVDQHFRNEVSCTLATKEWCSLYWDALQLLKKSEIFISSESVRALIRTYSYMGLAEEAIQCFDRMSEFDCEPDAHAYNTILKVVLKKDLFVLAFSLYNVMLRSNSLPDDHTYTLLIGGFCKIGNFNAALEMLDDMSKRGVLPDVKTYTAIIYGLCQWKKVDEAFRLFNTMKENGCLPTLRCYNVLIDGFCKNGRTDEALSLLSLLRIDGFALNLQSYCSLINSFIHAKRYSEAYVWYTKMFKRGIVPDVTLYAIMIRGLSEEGRVGEAAKMLDEMIGMGLVPDAYCYNALIKGFCDIGRLDQARSLQLEVSKDEQFHNAYTYTILICGMCRNGMVGEAREIFNQMEKLGCLPSVVTFSALMHGLCKARRIEEAHLLLHEMEIGRSPSLFFRLSQGSDRVFDSVSLQKKVEQMCEAGEVLNAYKLLKQLAGSGVVPNIITYNILINGFCKTGNINAAIKLFKELQLKGISPDSITYGTLVDGLYRANREDDAFKIREHMLKHGCQPGLSNSNAHMSWLNKKGKVSMAFNLYFEYLKSLPRWDNDSINVLENHFIRGNVKEVIRGLLEMDFKCRDFNLAPYTILITGFCMAKKVDEALAIFSVLGEFNININPTSCVHLIDILCEEGKLDDAVNIFLYTLEKSFMLRPRICNKLLKCLLLSIDKKDYAIDLVDRMQSHGYCLNSHQYDKAMYVIRRLRRRRSNKMQNFE
- the LOC112792812 gene encoding uncharacterized protein, coding for MAASYLPLPASCDMYCFSQDQASNDQFGFNICWARLHSLGYGISISEDGACDSDVSELLVKPVQLVRGDELLDHEFVNILHALQVIHFYCWQGSALKTKALNVHTNVLKLSDKDKEKINCLKSVLLNDEDLVLKVFGSMPLEENGGICFDWTGIVAAIAAWEDYGKIM